TAAAATTGTGACTGTCAGACACAATTAAGGCACACGTGCTTTCTGCAGACATACTGTACAAAGTGAAGTTCTTGTACACTTTACTGGATGTTTTCATGGGTACTAAGTGCAGAACACTTAGACCAAactgttgttcttttttttcccttaTGTTCCATtgtgtaaatacagtatgtaactAAAAAAAGTTTGAGAAGTGGCAAAGCCTTTTTCTAAATCTCATTCCTCccagtttaaatgttgatttctgATTCTTCATGTCATGTTCCATGTGAAGtctaaaaagacattttaaacaatattaacttgctgtaaaaaggacaaaaagaaataaaaattgtttttgagGTTATGTAGGCATGGTTTGTATATGAAGGGAAGGCTGTCATAATTAAACACTTCTGCCTAAGGACAGCAGAGTACTCAATTTTGAGAATAACAATATGTAATTGATTGCACTTTTCAGTCAATAGAACAAACATATGGTGTGATGGAAGCTTTGTCCATCTTCAACACTTATGTATATTTTAAGGAAATAGTTTTAGAAAAGAATGCAATTTGTCATAACTTGTTCATATGTGTGATGTGGGGTCCTGTGGTTAAGGATGAATATAAAACTCAGGAATTATTGAGATCTAAGTCTTTATCACCATTGTACCTCTCAGCAGGGAATTTGACAGCAGGCTGTGCTATGGGGAATGTCCCTTGAATATGTACTATAGCAGGATTTCTCAACCACTAGGTTGCAAAATCTCTTTTGTAACAAAGGCAAATGTAAACTATCACAGGAATACAAACATCAATATTGTAAATCACAGCACTGTTGCTGTTATGGATCATGATCCTCTATTGTTAGAAAATCCAGgcatcatgatgtttctgacagtCTTAAGATTCACATGAGGTATGACACATCTAATACAGTCCACATGCTTATTGAGTAGGGGGACAATATTTTTTTGACACatctggactttttttttttttcacctttcaTCTTAGGCAAAAAGTGGCTAACGAAAACGCTTTGGTTTGGTCTAAAAGTGAAGCCTTTTGAATGAGCATCTCCTATGGTAAATTAATTCAAAGACAAATTCAACACATACTGCACTTTTTATTTAGACTGCTTATCAAATACATGAATCAAAACAGATTCTACACCCAATTAACTCCCAATATGCGGAGACGTAAATTctataaataatcaaattaatttactgTAATGTGCATAACAGAGCAAGATGGTTCAGTTAACTGCTAAGATCTGCATGATCCAGTAGTTAGCACCAGTAGTTTTGGGGTTCAGTTGACCTTCTCAAAGTATTCCTTTGAGCCCTCTGGAGTTGGCTTGATCTAAAACCGACAAAAAATTCTAATGAGTCTAAATGTCAACAAGCCCTAAAAACAACACAATTACAAAGTTTATTGCTGGCCAAATCCTACCAGTTCACAACAACTTAAAGCTAATAATAATACATGTGTATAAGTGTATAACAAGGTTTGATTCACTTTAAATCTTGGTTTAagaattttttaattgtaatataaGTATATAATAGTATATTTACATTACAGACACAATGTGATCATACCATGGCATTCCAGTTAAAATAGGTAAAATCTTACTGTGGGCGACTTCGGAGTCCAGCTGGCAGGACAGACTTCACCATGGGTTTCCACAAACTGGAAGGCCTTAACCAGACGGAGGGTTTCCTCAACAGAGCGcccaactggcaggtcatttacACTCATGTGTTTGATCACTCCATTCGGATCAATAATAAAAAGACCCCTATAAAGTAAAACATCACTAGGTGATGGATCAATTCCCccttaaaaagaaaattatcCAACATGGCAATGCACGAGAAGAAACTAACAGATTacagaaattacaataaaaggtTTTGAAAAATGTCTAAGTCAGCTAAAATAAGAAATGCATCACATAAATAGCAGTACAAGTTACATTTGTAATTTCTGCTACCTTAAAGCAATTCCAGGACCCTCCAACAGGACCCCATAGTCTCGGGAGACTTGCTTTGAGAGGTCAGCCAACAGGGGAATGTGGATTTTCCCTAAACCTCCACTCTACAGGAAAACCAGAGTAGCAAAAGTTCAGTCAATGAGCTTAGCAGTTGGCATGGTTTAGGCATTTCTGATGTCAGTTTCAGATCTAATCCCTTGATCCTATTTAGAGAACTGAGAATGTATTGAATATGTAAAACATAATCTGTAAAATGTATCTGCATGTTGCACCCTGTACTGCACAGTATATTGtgcatttttaattcaaacaaCTTATCAATGTGTAAAGTGAAGAGAGGGAGTGGCAGAGGAGGTGGAAACCAAACCTGACCAGCAGCATATACCTTTCTTGGGGTGTTGGTCCAGGCCAGGTGGGTAAAGTGAGAGTCCACAGACACACCAACTACCTCACAGTTTACATCATGAAACTCATTGGCCTTGTCACTGAAAGCGATGATTTCTGTAGGGCAGACAAATGTGCTGCCAAGTGGGAATAAATGAAGATGCATTAAAATGACTTCATAGAAACTTATTCACTTATTTGTAATTATAATGCAAGCCGTGTTCCTAAGAATGTTCTAGCTATAATGACACAATCCTAAGCATGACTAAATGCTGTATTCACAGCATATGCACAATTCATATTTATGCGTATTACACCGCTCTCTTGAATACTTGATTCTAATAGGTCAATCACAGAcaattctgtggtcaaatattttcgtgtaatgaccactaaactgtacaAGGGTCATTGACAAGTAAGGCATGTAATGTGGCGTAACCATCAAgataaaggtattaaaatactttccttaagTGTACACAACATTATCATTTGTTTCAAAAAAGTCTTTCATGGTAATTCTAACAAATATCATCAAtgtttgagtcaagaatatcaagatgtTTTTCTCAGGGTTCCTGCAtatgaacaaaatgtgctttttcataaaaaaaaaaaataaaaaaaaaaaaaaaggaaacatattgatatttaatgatgaaaatatatttttatattttatattttaaacttcacacacagtcatgagagGGGCTCTTCTATGGGGCTCCtctcaatttaaaaaaagtttcacatgacaacagaatggctaccaacatgttacaccacatgactttgatttggtggacaaaagtttttcaaatattaatcatatcttaaaataaaatggtttcactgctttttttgcttttttttatttatttttttataaataatgataaaagatgcactactcatgccaaaatTTCTTCTTTTCAAGAATTGCAGCTTTTAAtgaggcagatttttttttttttttttaagtctccaGACATTTTTCACTTTAAGCCTCAAaagaaaaactataaaaatagCTTTGAACTCAGTAATCGAACACATATTCATCAAAGAAGATgtgttgtgcaaattgcatttGCAATGTAcctttgaataatttaataggtCTGGGGGAAATATGAGCATCACAACATTGACCCTTAACTGACCACTCTGTCCAGAACATAGTGCATTATAAAGAAAATTTACAATTACCAACAAATAACTTACAAATCTAGTGGGTAGAAGAAAAGGACAAGGTATTTGCCCTTGAAATCTTCTAGGCTGATATCCTTGAATTCTCCATTAAGAACAGCAGTGCCTTTGAAGTGTGGTGCTGGCTGAGTGACTGCTGGAGCCCATCTAGTTGCGCCTTAAATTTGCAAACATATACAATGGAGGTGTAATGCAGatataattttcaatgcaaaaaaaaaaaaaaaaaaaaaaaaaaactgccatagctgatattttctttattcttttgtttaataaatgtggACGTCTCATCACTCTTCTAACACTTACTGATTGAGAAGCAAGCTTTTTGTGCAGCAATGCTGGGAAGGGTTCGTGGAGCCCTAATCACTGATGCTCCATTGCGAGGAATGAAGGCCTTCAGTCCATTAACTGTAACTCTTTTTGTCTGTAGTGTAAGGGAGGACATGCAGTCATGAAAGAGCCGTTGTGCACGCCGGTTATCATATCAGATAACGGAACTAACATGGTGCACTTGTAAAAACAACTAATAAAAAACAGACACACGTGTGCCCATTTATCCATAACAAAAGGTCTGCGTAATACGTACGTAACAACTGTTTATAAATACAGCAGTCATTATAGTGCACAACTTCTGACAGTTCATTTGACAGTGCACGTTATATAATAGGTAGAAAGGTTAAATACCGCAAAACGTATCTAAGAACTGAACGTCGACTCGGATTCTAACCAAACCAAACTTCCATTTGagtgtaaataataatacaaaatacattGCAACACT
The genomic region above belongs to Myxocyprinus asiaticus isolate MX2 ecotype Aquarium Trade chromosome 23, UBuf_Myxa_2, whole genome shotgun sequence and contains:
- the LOC127413598 gene encoding thioredoxin-dependent peroxide reductase, mitochondrial-like yields the protein MAAAVGRLLGTSTKRVTVNGLKAFIPRNGASVIRAPRTLPSIAAQKACFSISATRWAPAVTQPAPHFKGTAVLNGEFKDISLEDFKGKYLVLFFYPLDFTFVCPTEIIAFSDKANEFHDVNCEVVGVSVDSHFTHLAWTNTPRKSGGLGKIHIPLLADLSKQVSRDYGVLLEGPGIALRGLFIIDPNGVIKHMSVNDLPVGRSVEETLRLVKAFQFVETHGEVCPASWTPKSPTIKPTPEGSKEYFEKVN